Sequence from the Erythrobacter insulae genome:
ATTGATCGGCAAAGCCTTTGCCGATGCGCGTTTGTGGGATGAAAACCTGACTTTGTCAGTCAACATTTCGCCGGTGCAGTTGCGCGACCCATGGTTCGCCCAGAAACTGCTCAAAATGCTGGTTGAACACAATTTCCCTGCACAGCGCCTGGAAATCGAGATCACCGAAAGCTGCCTGCATGACAATGTGGGAATGGTTCATTCGATGATCACCAGCCTCCGCAATCAGGGTGTTTCCATCAGCCTGGATGATTTTGGCACCGGCTATTCCAGCCTCGAACAATTGCGGTCATTGCCGTTTGACCGGCTGAAAATCGATCGTTCTTTCGTTAGCGAACTGCGCCACAACAAAAGCGGGCGAACCATCGTCGATGCGATTGTATCGCTTGGCAGAGGCCTTGATCTGCCGATTACGGCCGAAGGCATCGAAAGCGAAGCGATCCTCGAAACGCTCAAAAACCTTGGCGATTTCAAGGGACAAGGATACTATTTTGGCAAGCCCGAACCATCAAACGCGGTGTTTGACCGGCTGCGCCGCCTGAACCTTTTGGTGGGCGAATCCAGACCGGAGCTGTTGTTGGAAAACGTGGCACAATCGCAGGAACCGCAGCGCGCGAACGCCCAGCTTTAAAGGCCTGCGCACCAGCGTTCATCAGCCATAGACTAGACGCCGGGCAAGCGGGTGCATAGATGCACCAACACTATGCGCGTCCCCTTCATCAAAATGCATGGCCTCGGCAATGATTTCATCGTGCTCGACGCGCGCGAAACCGCCCTGCCCGCAATTCCGAGCAATTTTGCCAATCGCCTTGCCGACCGCCGCGAAGGGATCGGCTGCGATCAACTGATCGTGCTTGAACCGAGTGATACGTGCGATTTTCGTATGCGCATTTTCAATTCCGATGGCAGCGAAGTCGAAGCCTGCGGCAATGCCAGCCGGGCGGTGGCGTTGCTGCATGGGCAACCTGCCAAGGTCGAAACCGGCGGCGGCGCGATCACGCTTGAGCCGGCAACCGGCGGCGCAAGCGTCGATATGGGCAGCCCCAAATTCGAATGGGACGCGATCCCGCTCGCTTATGCGATGGACACAGCGAACATGCCAGTCGGTTGGGACATGCTGGATGCACCCATGGCCGTGAATGTCGGCAATCCGCATGTGATCTTTTTCACAGACGATGCGGATGCGGTCGACCTTGCGGCAATCGGCCCGGCGATCGAAACCGATCCGCTCTTTCCAGAACGCATCAATGTGAACGTCGCGAGCATTGCGGGCGACAACCACCTGACCCTCCATGTATGGGAACGCGGTGCGGGCCTGACGCGGGCCTGCGGCACGGGCGCCTGCGCAACCGCTGTGGCAGCGATCCGCAAAGGTATCGCGAAAAGCCCCGTCACCGTTACCCTGCCCGGCGGCGATCTCAACATTGCATGGGAACAAGGCGGCACGATCCGCATGACCGGCCCCGCGACAGAGGCATTTCGCGGCACCTTCGAATGGGACGATTATTCGTGAGCGCGCCCGCTGAAATCAAGCCGGAAGTGATTTCACTGGGTTGCCGCCTGAACCTCGCCGAAAGCGAGCGTATGCGCGCGATGCTCGCCGACGCGGGCGATGTTGTAGTGGTGAACTCCTGCGCGGTCACATCCGAAGCCGTGCGCCAAACCCGTCAGGCTATTCGCAAGGCGCGGCGCGCGCGGCCCGACGCACGCCTGATCGTCACGGGCTGCGCTGCGGATATTGAGCGGGACCAGCTGGCCGATATGCCCGAGGTGGACGGGTTGATCGCAAACGAGCGCAAACTCGATCCGCGCAGCTGGAACGCGCCTGTCGCCGAAACGCCGATTGCGCCGACCAAAACACGCGCCTTTATTGCGGTGCAAAATGGCTGCGATCACGATTGCACATTCTGCGTCATCCCGCAGGGGCGCGGCAAAAGCCGTTCGCTGTCTATCACAGAGGCGCTTCGCGAAGTGGAACAACACCTTGCCCAAGGCGCCAAGGAAGCTGTCCTTACCGGAGTGGACCTGACGAGTTGGGGACATGATCTGCCAGGCGAACCGAAACTGGGGGCGCTGGCTGGTGCGATTTTGGCCGAGTTCCCGGAACTTGCCCGGCTGCGCCTGTCCTCTCTCGACGGGATCGAGATTGACGAGCAGTTGTTTGAACTTTTCGCCAGCGAACCACGCGTGATGCCGCACCTTCACCTGTCATTGCAGCACGGCGCGGACCTCATTTTGAAACGGATGAAACGCCGCCATTTGCGCGCCGATGCGGTCGATTTGGTGCTGGGTTTAAAGGCCCGCAGGCCCGAAATCACGGTCGGAGCCGATCTGATGGCGGGTTTCCCGACAGAGACTGACGCGCATCATGCTGATAACGTTTCGATCATCACAGAGCTTGGGCTTGCGCACGGCCATATTTTTCCATTCTCCCCGCGCCCTGGCACCCCAGCGGCGCGGATGCCGCAAATGGACCGCTCCATAATCAAATCGCGCGCCGCCGAATTGCGCAGCGCGGTATCGGATGTGCGCGCCGCATGGCTTTCCAGTCTTGTGGGTGAAACACTGCCCGTCCTCGCCGAGCGCGACGGAACGGGCTATGCGCCGAACTATGCCCGTGTGCGTCTGTCCGAAGATACACAGGTAGGCGATATTGTGAATGTGACCGTGCGCGGGATCGAGGAAGGCCTGTTGGTATGAGCGAGACGAGTTGGAGCGAAAAGCTGCTTGGCGGATTTCGCAAGACGTCTGACCGGCTCAGCGAAAACCTCGTTGGTATCGCTGGCGGGGGTAAGCTGGATGATGGAACGCTCGACGATATCGAAGATGCGCTGATCATCTCCGATCTTGGCCCTGCGGCGGCGGCGCGCATTCGCGATAAGCTTGCCAATAAACAGTTCGGCAAAGAGATCACCCAGAACGAACTGAAAGAAGCCGTTGCCGAAGAAATCGCAGAGATCCTTCGTCCGGTTGCAAAACCGCTTGAGATAACCGCCTTCCCGCGCCCGCAAGTCATCCTTGTTATCGGCGTCAACGGGTCGGGCAAGACAACGACGATCGCCAAACTTGCGCATCTTTTTACCGAAGATGATTACGGCGTTTTGCTGGCGGCGGGCGACACTTTCCGCGCTGCGGCCATTGGACAGCTCGCCACATGGGCAGAGCGTGCCGGCGTAGACATTGTGCGCGGGCCGGAAGGCGGCGATCCCGCTTCCATTGTGTTCGATGCGGTCAAGCAGGCCACCGACACCGGAATAGACGCGCTGGTGGTGGACACCGCCGGACGGCTTCAGAACAAACGCGAGCTGATGGACGAGCTGGAGAAGATCCGCCGCGTTCTGGGGCGGCTCAACCCGGAGGCTCCGCATGATGTCGTGCTTGTGCTGGATGCAACCAACGGGCAGAACGCGCTGTCACAGATCGACGTTTTCAAAGAAGTCGCGGGCGTCACCGGTCTGATCATGACCAAGCTGGATGGAACCGCGCGCGGCGGTGTTCTGGTCGCCGCAGCCGAACAATATGGGCTGCCGATCCATGCCATCGGTGTGGGTGAGAAAATGGAAGACCTGCGCCCGTTCGATCCCGACCTTGTCGCCCGCGTGATTGCAGGAGTGGCGTAATGTCAGACACTGAAAAACCCAAATCCGGCTGGCTCAATTTGCTGGTCGATTACGGCCCGCTGCTGATATTCCTCGCAGTGTTCAAACTCTATCCCGTGCCCGCAGACACGCAATTCGGCGAAG
This genomic interval carries:
- the ftsY gene encoding signal recognition particle-docking protein FtsY codes for the protein MSETSWSEKLLGGFRKTSDRLSENLVGIAGGGKLDDGTLDDIEDALIISDLGPAAAARIRDKLANKQFGKEITQNELKEAVAEEIAEILRPVAKPLEITAFPRPQVILVIGVNGSGKTTTIAKLAHLFTEDDYGVLLAAGDTFRAAAIGQLATWAERAGVDIVRGPEGGDPASIVFDAVKQATDTGIDALVVDTAGRLQNKRELMDELEKIRRVLGRLNPEAPHDVVLVLDATNGQNALSQIDVFKEVAGVTGLIMTKLDGTARGGVLVAAAEQYGLPIHAIGVGEKMEDLRPFDPDLVARVIAGVA
- the dapF gene encoding diaminopimelate epimerase; the protein is MRVPFIKMHGLGNDFIVLDARETALPAIPSNFANRLADRREGIGCDQLIVLEPSDTCDFRMRIFNSDGSEVEACGNASRAVALLHGQPAKVETGGGAITLEPATGGASVDMGSPKFEWDAIPLAYAMDTANMPVGWDMLDAPMAVNVGNPHVIFFTDDADAVDLAAIGPAIETDPLFPERINVNVASIAGDNHLTLHVWERGAGLTRACGTGACATAVAAIRKGIAKSPVTVTLPGGDLNIAWEQGGTIRMTGPATEAFRGTFEWDDYS
- a CDS encoding MiaB/RimO family radical SAM methylthiotransferase, with amino-acid sequence MGRLFVSAPAEIKPEVISLGCRLNLAESERMRAMLADAGDVVVVNSCAVTSEAVRQTRQAIRKARRARPDARLIVTGCAADIERDQLADMPEVDGLIANERKLDPRSWNAPVAETPIAPTKTRAFIAVQNGCDHDCTFCVIPQGRGKSRSLSITEALREVEQHLAQGAKEAVLTGVDLTSWGHDLPGEPKLGALAGAILAEFPELARLRLSSLDGIEIDEQLFELFASEPRVMPHLHLSLQHGADLILKRMKRRHLRADAVDLVLGLKARRPEITVGADLMAGFPTETDAHHADNVSIITELGLAHGHIFPFSPRPGTPAARMPQMDRSIIKSRAAELRSAVSDVRAAWLSSLVGETLPVLAERDGTGYAPNYARVRLSEDTQVGDIVNVTVRGIEEGLLV